The following coding sequences are from one Triticum aestivum cultivar Chinese Spring chromosome 5A, IWGSC CS RefSeq v2.1, whole genome shotgun sequence window:
- the LOC123101208 gene encoding uncharacterized protein, with translation MPKDWIATELHLLPAEQIRGGRLVYGRHKCRQLFPTSCSSRHSVKFPIPLRSLLQTLPFLSHHVRLIVLLSPSSADFPLDLIRCPFCGVDLETNVARTGSRAGQRFYKCVRYDARECRFFEFQKAYVRRMTTYQIARAQQQAGVLHLQMHAHPAGNMAHPANQAPLQANQGQNQQPAAPEAVLLNQIFRPVAASASGSHALGAEAFILAASNIMLTLLVLLFVVAIYFGGGN, from the exons ATGCCGAAGGACT ggattGCGACGGAGCTTCACCTACTGCCCGCGGAACAGATACGTGGTGGACGGCTC GTCTATGGACGCCATAAATGCCGGCAGCTGTTTCCCACAAGCTGCAGCAGTCGACACTCTGTAAAATTCCCCATCCCGCTCCGATCTTTACTGCAAACCCTACCCTTCCTGAGCCACCATGTCCGCCTCATCGTCCTCCTCTCTCCCAGTTCCGCCGATTTCCCTCTTGATCTCATTCGGTGTCCCTTCTGTGGCGTGGATCTGGAAACCAATGTGGCAAGGACCGGGAGCAGGGCGGGCCAGAGGTTCTACAAGTGTGTCCGCTATGAT GCTCGCGAGTGTAGGTTCTTCGAGTTCCAGAAGGCATACGTCAGGAGGATGACCACCTACCAGATCGCCCGTGCTCAACAGCAGGCGGGGGTGCTCCACCTCCAGATGCACGCACACCCTGCAGGCAACATGGCTCATCCTGCAAACCAGGCTCCGCTCCAGGCGAATCAGGGTCAGAATCAGCAACCTGCGGCGCCGGAGGCAGTTCTGCTGAACCAGATCTTCAGACCTGTCGCTGCTTCTGCTTCCGGTTCTCACGCGCTGGGGGCAGAAGCTTTCATCCTTGCCGCTAGCAACATCATGCTCACGCTGCTTGTTCTGCTGTTCGTTGTGGCCATCTATTTTGGCGGCGGCAACTAG
- the LOC123102246 gene encoding uncharacterized protein: MLNYSEKILKSISSRCLCCRTRGIADCHASGVATGKNVRFSTPVAHRIQGHRLDMSNGEAISPLNQVGSSRKRNASNEDSASASKKSFSESSIVINFFKDTVRKVAQMYADLLANTTVTVFGQTQGKLPKRKYIFQHGFATNPWERGVLPLPPHAGTTDMIVEYFSNLPESDLQRHYVIHHSPRLVRITGLSLCHRLIGSRSLDHELVSIMCRRYTQSDMEANRECPYLNWRHNMEPEFATIVLSDHDYVNNISIQKQLVGKDIPYDITSSQMFFLPVPLEAGWVILMWDMMSRKTHFWTRISKGMALMNSRRISMNLLHGSFTMRYSIA, encoded by the exons ATGCTCAATTATTCAGAGAAAATTCTGAAATCAATTTCTAGCCGGTGCCTTTGTTGTCGTACGAGAGGCATTGCCGATTGTCATGCATCAG GTGTTGCAACTGGCAAGAATGTTCGTTTTAGCACTCCTGTCGCACACAGAATCCAGGGTCACAGGCTTGATATGTCTAATGGTGAAG CGATTTCACCGCTTAACCAGGTTGGGTCATCAAGGAAACGTAACGCAAGCAACGAAGACTCCGCATCTGCAAGCAAAAAATCATTTTCAGAATCATCCATTGTGATTAACTTCTTCAAAGACACCGTCCGCAAAGTTGCACAAATGTATGCTGATCTCCTAGCGAACACAACCGTTACTGTCTTTGGCCAAACTCAGGGTAAACTACCAAAGAGGAAGTACATTTTTCAGCATGGTTTTGCAACCAATCCATGGGAGCGCGGAGTTTTACCACTGCCACCACACGCTGGAACCACAGATATGATAGTTGAATACTTCTCCAACTTACCTGAGAGTGATCTCCAAAG GCATTATGTTATCCACCACTCCCCCAGGCTTGTCCGCATTACAGGGCTCTCTTTGTGTCATCGGCTCATTGGCAGTCGGAGTCTCGATCATGAACTTGTTTCCATCATGTGTAGAAGGTACACTCAGTCCGATATGGAAGCCAATAGGGAATGTCCATACCTCAACTGGAGGCACAACATGGAACCAGAGTTTGCG ACAATTGTGTTGTCCGACCATGACTATGTAAACAACATTTCGATTCAGAAGCAACTAGTCGGCAAGGACATTCCTTATGATATAACTTCATCTCAGATG TTCTTCCTGCCAGTACCCCTCGAAGCTGGTTGGGTTATTTTGATGTGGGACATGATGTCGAGGAAGACCCATTTTTGGACCCGAATATCAAAGGGAATGGCCCTGATGAATTCACGAAGGATAAGCATGAACTTATTGCATGGAAGCTTCACCATGCGCTATTCCATTGCCTGA